A region of the Brevinema andersonii genome:
CCGGGAACCAAATTTTATCCTTGTATACACTAAAATCTGCTGCAGAGTTAACACCCGTACCTTTTGATACAAGTTGTTTGGTATTGGCATCGAATATATAGAAGCCCGTATCCCAATCGGAAACGATTACATATCCTTTAACATAAGCAATGCCATCTAATTTGCCTCCCCCTAATGGTTCTGAGAGCCAGGGAGCAGATAAAGTGCCCACACTAAAATCATCGGTAGTAAATTGAAAATCATAAATATTTCCTTTAGCAGGCTGACCTCCAAATGTGGAATCTACTAAGAAAAGTTTATTCGATTCGGCATCATAAGTAATTCCGTTGATACCGTTTAGTGTTGCATTTAAGCCTGTAATAGGAATAACTTGAACAATAGAATCCAAATTGGGACTGAGTGTTATGCGATATAATGTTCCACTTCCGGTATCTGACAATACAATTGTTTCCTTATTAATTACAGCAACATCATTAAGAAAACTAGCATCTGCAATATTAAAAGTGGTTATTACTTTTCCTGTAGCTACGTTCAATAATTTTACGGATGGATGATCTGATACAACCATAACATCATCATTTAAAAAAGCAAACCCTTTAGGATCATCTAATTTTCCTACGAATAACTTTTCTACTTGCGTGCCGTCAAAGGCAAATCGTGTGAAAAACCCTGCACGCTTAGATTTTCTCGGCTGGCCTCCAAGATTGGCTACATATACCATATTATTATGAATAGCAACGCTTTCTGGAGTAGAAAATTCAGTGACACCCGAATCAACAATCAGAATTTGTTTTTCTGAAGCTCCTGAAGTAGCCAAATAACGCGGCCTACATGATTGTTGTGTTTTTTTTCCAGTTCCGCAAGCAGAGGTTAACAGTGCCGCAACTAAGATAATATATTTTTGTACGTTCATATAATGTGCCTCCTATAAGATTTCTTTATTTTACCATGCTTATGTATTACAAATCAATTTATTTGTTAAATATTATGTTGTGTTTTTTTCCACAAATACTTGTGCTGATGTGCCCATGCTATGGTATCACGGATTGTTTCTTCGAACGGGCGTACCGTATAGCCAAGTTCTGTTTTGGCTTTGTCGTGGCGAAGGTCAGCATTAGAGAACAAAATCGCCAACGATTCAGGAGTGAGGAGTGGTTCTAAATTAAGAAGAGAATAGAGTGGAGACATAATATGTGCCCCAAAATATGCCAAAGATTTCGGCATATTAACAAAAAAATGTTTCCTTCCAAGCACTTTATCGACAATTTTTTTCTGATCGCTGACACTGAGAATATGTCCTGATAGAATATAACGTTCGCCAATTGTGCCTTTTTGGTCTGCCAGCAAGATACCTTGCACGACATCTCGCACATCCACGAAATTATAAGCCCCTTTAACTCCCATGCAAAGCCATGTTGTCATTGCGTTAATGACCAACCCCATTTGTGATGGCATGTAATCGTGAGGGCCTACAACTCCCGCAGGATGCACGATAACAGCATTAAGGCCTTTATTTTTGACAGTATTTAAAAGATAATTTGTAGCAATAGCTTTGGTTTGACCATATTTTCCTAAGGCTGTTTTTTCACATA
Encoded here:
- a CDS encoding NAD-dependent epimerase/dehydratase family protein, whose amino-acid sequence is MIVITGATGHIGNVLVRELLKNGEKVRVLVRPGSTTIPIDDLDVEIAYGDIRDKASLQKAFQGAEKVFHLAAVISILPGSNKELYDTNVNGTKNVCDICSEQGIKLIYTSSVHAISDRPHGEPLTENTPVCEKTALGKYGQTKAIATNYLLNTVKNKGLNAVIVHPAGVVGPHDYMPSQMGLVINAMTTWLCMGVKGAYNFVDVRDVVQGILLADQKGTIGERYILSGHILSVSDQKKIVDKVLGRKHFFVNMPKSLAYFGAHIMSPLYSLLNLEPLLTPESLAILFSNADLRHDKAKTELGYTVRPFEETIRDTIAWAHQHKYLWKKTQHNI